The genomic region CCAAGGCATTATTCCTATTGAATTTAAATTAGGGCTCAACTCTTTAGGAAAATCCCTAACCCAAGGGAATTATTTAAAGCAatagaaatctgaaaaaataaaataaaaaatagaaatctgcTGGTAATAGCATCACAGGTAGCTAAGGCTGTGCTTTCAGTTGAGCCAAATAAGAGCTTACCCAGAAAGCAATTTTAAAGGAATACCTGGAGAGCTAGATGACCACAGTGGACTTTAAAGTTCTGATATTCCTGCAGACCTAGAAAGCTCAGAATGGTAGTATGCATGGCCAGAAATAACCTAGGAAATGAGAAGAATCCAGTCACTTACTTCTAGTTAATGTTGAGGCCCTACACAAGCAAGCAATGAAAGCTGAGGCTGACTTGTAAGCTGCCTGAAATTTGAAGGTGTGCCTTTGTTCAAAGATCTCCTTGGCCAAGGGTGGTAGACTTACTGGCTCTAGACATTTAAAAGAATCTTTTAGCTAATTGCTAAGTTATATTGATTTAAGACTGACCCCTAGAAGCCAGGCTTAAaggtcagaattttttttaagttcatcaGAGAAATAAGTGGCTGCATACTGTAGAGAATACAAAATCTACAGAACTGTCCACAGAAATCATTAAGCAAATGAggagcagcaacaacaacaaaattaacagTAACAACACACAGGGAAGTTCAGATACAAGAGTTGATACACTATCCTATATGCCCAGTTTTCAACAACAgcagaatgagaagagaaagagtaatgggctgaattgtgtcccttcAAAATTAACATGCTAAACCCTACCTCCAATATCtcaaaatgtgactgtatttggatattagatcttttaaaaaagtaattaaaagtcTTCAAGAGTGGTTCCAATGTGCTGATGAGGTTAGAACCATAGAATCAGAGGAACTCCGGGCTCAGGGATGCCAGGCATAGATGTGGGAGGATGTAAGGGGCTCCTCTAAAAACAGGGAGATTAAGAAAAATGTGGGCTTCTGGTTCAAGATttcagagtagaaggatgtgcattTATCTTCTCCTTTAAGAGGACCAGAATCACAACTAGTTGTTGacaggagggcatgggaaccacCAGAAAAAATtacccatgtccaaagacaagaAGCCACAAGATaataggaggggcacaatcacaatAAAACTAAATTCCCTGccgggtgggtgacccacaaactggagaacactAATCCCAAAGAAGTTTTCCCACTGTTGCAaaggttctgagccccacatcagccTTCACAGCCTGGGAATCTGACAAAGGAACTGGGAATCAACAGGGAATTTGACCTTGAAGGCCAGAAGAATTTGGttataggacttccacaggactggaagaaatagagactccactcttggagggaaAAAACCATCTTGCTGTAAccaagacccaggggaaaggagcagcgACCCCACAGGAAACTGACCCAGACCTACCTGCTAgcgttggagggtctcctgtggaggcatgggtcagcgaGTGCTCACCACAGGGTGAAGGCACTGGCAACAGCAGTCCTTTAAGGTCCTGCTGGGTATAAGAACTCCTAGAGATCACCAGTAACCCTACcacaggacccagagacccaggGCTGGGTCGCCCCAGGTTAAACAACTAACAGAAAGGGGACGCAGCCACACCCATCAGCAGATCATTGTGTTAAAGCTTTATTGAGCAACACCCAGTTTTTCCtaccaccagtccctcccatcaagaagcttacacaagcctcttagcctcatccaccaaAAGGCAGACAGAAGAACCACAATTCCACAGTGTTAGAACAAAAGCCACATTACAGAAggttaatcaggatgaaaaagcagagttatgtcccagatgaagggataagataaaaccccagaataataattaaatgaagTGGCGATAAACAACCTtacaggaaaagaattcagaatcatgatagtgaagatgacccaggatctcagaaacagaatggagaagatgcaagaaatgtttaccaaagaccttcaagaactaaagaacaaacaaatagagatgaacaatacattagaaggaatcagtagcagaataactgaggcagaagaatggagaagtgacctggaggacagaatgttGGAAaacactgccacagaacagaatatggggggggggggagggggatgaaaagaaatgaagacagcttaTGAGATGACTGGGACAATATTAACTGCACCAACaatcacattataggggtcccagaaggagaagagagagagaaaggacttgagaaaatatttgaaggcaTAGTAGCTGAacacttccctaacatgggaaaggaaattgttaaccaagtccaggaagcacagacagTCCCAGGCAAGATAAAACCATGTAGGGAAACACTGACACATAGTAGTCAAACtgacaaaatataaatacaaagataatatattaaaagcaacaagggaaaaatgataaATAGCATACAATGGAACTCCCATCAGTTTAatagctgatttctcaacagaatcTCTACAAGCCAGAAGCGAATGACATGATAtattaaagtgatgaaagtgaagaaactACAACCAACAATATTCTACCCAGCAAAACTCTTGTTctgatttgatggagaaatcaaaagctttccagacaagcaaaagttaagagaattcagcatcaccaaacctgttttacagcaaatgctaaaggaacttctctaggcagaaaacacaagagaaggaagaaacttacacaaagtaaaattcaaaacaattaagaaaagtGTAATAGGAtgatacttatcaataattaggGCTTCCAAAGttgtgctagttgtaaagaacccacctgccactgcaggaggcataagagaaatggatttgatccctgggtcaggaagatcccctggagtaggaaatggcaacccactccagtgttcttgtctggagaatcccatggacagaggatcctggtgggctacagcccatgtggttgctaagagttggacacaattgaagcagcttagcacataCCACATCACTCTACTCAATCCCGCAAATTGTGTATAATTATTCTATATcattaggttaatcatgttcccattaggGCTTGcaatataattatcttttttggTTTGGTTATTGATTGTGAAAGCTGATAAACATCTTCTATTATTGTGATTATGTCACTATTAGTATTATTTACTTAACACaactgtatcatgattggtcaataGAGAATAATAGAATTGTATATCACCAAAGCtaacatttaatagaaaaatctgtaatcacttcttaaaatccagatgcatgtCAGAATtaccttggaattttttgaaaaatacaaatgtccagATATTGCTTTTGTCTTCAGAGGTCCTgatgtgtttctaatgagcagccatgtaaAATGACAACTGGACTATGTgattatcttttacttttatctagtgcgtcccactttttctatttcatattcagtgctcccatttcatttaatttatgttttctaatttcttgatctcttgtctctttttttgatgtcttttcttatgcctttatcaagcatagtagaaaagcttttgcatacttgtatatatatacacacatacacatagtatgtataatatatgtattttataaaacttatGAATTTCTGCCTACctaaaaaatttaacatttttattccaCTTGTTTGCCTTACTATGAATAGAAAggtagatttctaatttaaaaaaatagatacacaacAAGCAGTGAatgtttactgtatagcacaagcaACTGTagtcaatatcttttttttttccctgcgtTTGCTTCTTTATTTAAGGGCTTGTGACAGACAGctgtccccagcccagcccctccctcctaTACAAAAGCTAGGGAATGTGAAAACAGGCCGCCCCGCCAGGGGGCCCATGGGATTGTGGCTTGAATTCCAGGCCACAGGCCTGGGAAggcagctggggagggggagcagtCAGTCCCGTTCAAGGGCCAAGTACTGCTGGTGAGGTGCAGGAAGGCGCTGGAGAGGCCGGTGGCAGCCTCTGTTGGGCCTGCCCTTGCAGAGTGGGGTCAGGACGCAGGCCTCTAGAGAAAACAGGGCCCTGAAGCCAGTGGCCCAGGTGCTAGAGGCTGGAGCCAGTCAACGGCTTGTTGAGCAAGCATTTCAGGCCCCCGGGGCCCCACCACCCTTCAACTCTACCCACTTCCCATGAAAACTCCCCCGCAGTCGCACCTGCAGCCGCGCGcccgcgcgcgcacacacacacacacacacacacacacacacacacacacagagatatccACTCTGCACACACTCACATTCGGGGCTGCAAAGGCCCTGGACCCACACCCTGGACACCCTGGAATGTCTCTCGATTGGTACCCAGTGGGAGGGGCTGCCAAGGGGGTGGGACATCTGTGTCGCTACTGATTGGCAGCCTCGCAGGCGTCTATCCAATCGCTGTACACGTCCACTGGTTCTGACAGATAGGTAATGGGCGTCTGGAATTCCTCTAGACACACGGTACAAGAGATGACTCCGGTGTTTCGGGCTCGGTCCATTTTCATGTCACAGGACTTCTCGTGGTTGCAGAAGGGGCGGGTGAACTGGGTTTCCAGGGTGCCTGTCATCTTCTTCTTAGGGGGCGGCTTCCGTTTCGACTTTCTGTGCCCCATGTCTGTAGGGGAGCGAATCTGCACTCACACCCTTGTTGCGACCGCCTCGTTCACCCGGGAGACAGTGACTTcctagtcaatatcttgtaataacctataatggaaaataacatgaaaaataatatatgtttatatgtacacctgaatcactttgctgtgaatCCGAAacattgacttacaatgtttattgacttcaataaaaaagtatatattaaagaacaaaaaaagaagcaattaatTTAAAGTGAGATTATTAGAGCAGACCTTTATCCAGTGATTGGTCTCCTTTTAAGAGGCTGAAATTAAACTCAATCTTAGCCAAAGGCTGAGAACCAATAAGGacacagatatacatacatagaggaaagaccatgtgaaaGCACAAGGACAAGAAAGCCATTTATGATCCCAGGACAGAGACTGCAGAAGAAACccaccctgccaacaccttgatcttggacttctagcctctagaactgtgaaaaaacacatttctgagtcacccagtctatggtactttATTTTGACAGTcccagaaaactaaaatagaagaGTGTACCCATATTCCAGGGGAAGGAGAGCCAGTAGAAAATGTACCTGAGGAAAGGCAAATGTTGAACTTAGTATACAGAGACTATTTGTTGtgcagtcagtcatgtccagctctttatgaccccatggactgcagtacaccaggcttccctgacatTCACTATCtccgagagtttgctcaaactcatgtccattgagttgatgatgccatccaaccatctcatcctctgtcatccccttcttctcctgccctcaatctttcccagtatcagggtctgttccaaagagttggctgtcgcatgaggtggctgaagtattggagcttgagcttgagcatcagtcctcccaatgagtattcagagttgatttcctttagaactgactggtttgatcttgctgtccaagggattcccaagaatcttctccaggaccacattttgaaagcatcaagacTATAAATCAGCTATTACAAGTATTTTCA from Odocoileus virginianus isolate 20LAN1187 ecotype Illinois chromosome 33, Ovbor_1.2, whole genome shotgun sequence harbors:
- the LOC110147415 gene encoding transcription elongation factor 1 homolog, with translation MGHRKSKRKPPPKKKMTGTLETQFTRPFCNHEKSCDMKMDRARNTGVISCTVCLEEFQTPITYLSEPVDVYSDWIDACEAANQ